The DNA segment TGATTTTGCTTGGTTTTGGGGCCATTTATGGGGGTGTACATTGGGCACATTCAGTGCAGGACGGTCAACCGACGCCTGCAGGAACTGTCATGCTAGCGGCTTTGCCTGTTCTTGCAGGCATTCAGTTGCTACTTGGATTCATTGGTCACGATGTCTCTTCTGTCCCCACCAGATCCATCCATCGCTATATTCGAAAAGATACTTGATTTGTAGAGTGAATTAAATGCAGTAATGTGTTAAATTTAAAATTTATTAGATATGATATGTCAATCCTTCAAACAATATTAATTTTTTGTACGGTATTACTTCTATCAATTGGACAAATACTATTTAAATTAGCATCCAATGATATTGAATTGAATTTTGAAAAAATAATACCATCATTATTAAATATAAAACTGGTCATCGCCTTCGTAGTTTATTCTGCTGCCACAATCCTGTGGATGATTGGTATAAAGGGGGTTCCATTGCGCCTAGCATATCCTTTTTCGGCATTGGCTTTCTTTTTTGTGCCCATGATGGCACATCATATTCTCAATGAATCCATTGGATGGAATACCTATGTTGGGGCACTTATTATTGCTCTAGGTGTCTTTATTTCTGTGTACAAATAAAATATACGAAATACAATTACATATTCATTGTGAATAAGATTTAAAATTCACTAAAAATATTCAGAATACCATGAAAAAAGATCCACCCTCATTGTGGGAGAGCGAGTACTCTCAAGCTTATGATGATGCCAATTATGGAAGAAACATGACTGGCTTTGTAATGAATAAAAGTCATCAGTTGATTGAGAAAGATTTCGGGAATAGCACTTATTTCTCCAAGATCATTGAAGTTGGCGCGGGCTCTGGTGCACATCTTCCTTTCGTGAAGCATGCATATGATGAGTATCTCATGACCGATAGCAGTGTTGAGATGCTGAACTTGGCGAAGAAGAAGCACCAAAGTAACGGAAGGGTTAAATTCTCAGTATCCAGTGCAGAAAAACTGGAGTGTGCTAATAATACTTTTGATCGCCTGATTGCATCACATGTGTTGGAACATTTAAAAGAGCCTCATGAAGTATTGAAAGAATGGAACAGGGTTGTGAAACCCGGAGGAATTATCTCCATCATTCTTCCTTGTGATCCAGGTATGCTCTGGCGCCTAGGTCGGAACTTTGGCCCTAGAAGGAATGCGGAATCTGCGGGTATTCCGTATGATTACATCATGGCGAGAGAGCATGTAAACTCCATCACAAATCTAAGAGCACTGATTAACTACTATTTTGACAAGCTCAATGAGAAATGGTGGCCAACACCTATCAGCTTCACTGATATTA comes from the Comamonas terrigena NBRC 13299 genome and includes:
- a CDS encoding EamA family transporter; its protein translation is MSILQTILIFCTVLLLSIGQILFKLASNDIELNFEKIIPSLLNIKLVIAFVVYSAATILWMIGIKGVPLRLAYPFSALAFFFVPMMAHHILNESIGWNTYVGALIIALGVFISVYK
- a CDS encoding class I SAM-dependent methyltransferase translates to MKKDPPSLWESEYSQAYDDANYGRNMTGFVMNKSHQLIEKDFGNSTYFSKIIEVGAGSGAHLPFVKHAYDEYLMTDSSVEMLNLAKKKHQSNGRVKFSVSSAEKLECANNTFDRLIASHVLEHLKEPHEVLKEWNRVVKPGGIISIILPCDPGMLWRLGRNFGPRRNAESAGIPYDYIMAREHVNSITNLRALINYYFDKLNEKWWPTPISFTDINLIYCVNIVKT